One Curtobacterium sp. BH-2-1-1 genomic region harbors:
- a CDS encoding D-alanyl-D-alanine carboxypeptidase family protein — MSRVVRRPRSAVRRPVTISVVAVLVLAVGYLVAAAVVPFAPASASTTTYSAPTSSVPDLTFPGYGATAVEATDFPESLRTSGDTKPRSIASISKVVTALVVLDEKPLRPGESGPTITFSPGMQALYAKYLAVNGEVAPMPAGLQLSEYQTLQVMLMKSANNYAGSLALWAFGSMDAYRQAADEWLDEHGLDHTTIQEPTGLDAHNTSTATDLVELGQLALANPVVKEVVGTKQVTVPGAGAIENSNKLLGLDGVEGIKTGTLDEAGACLLFAATYERGGKEVTVVGAMLGGVDHDSLDVDVQRLLRSVADNFQVVTLTHAGQTFGTFSTPWQDEADAVSRSAAEVLVWGRTKVSARTKLEQITLGTKGERVGTVRFTITDHDPVTVPLVLERPIDDPGVWWRWTNPFQGA; from the coding sequence GTGTCACGAGTCGTCCGCCGCCCCCGTTCCGCCGTCCGGAGGCCGGTGACCATCTCGGTCGTCGCCGTGCTCGTGCTGGCGGTCGGCTACCTCGTGGCCGCAGCGGTCGTGCCGTTCGCCCCGGCGAGCGCCTCGACCACGACGTACTCCGCGCCCACGTCGTCGGTGCCGGACCTGACGTTCCCCGGCTACGGCGCCACCGCGGTCGAGGCCACCGACTTCCCCGAGAGCCTGCGCACGAGCGGGGACACGAAGCCCCGGTCGATCGCGAGCATCTCGAAGGTCGTCACCGCGCTCGTCGTGCTCGACGAGAAGCCGCTGCGGCCGGGGGAGTCCGGCCCGACGATCACCTTCAGCCCCGGGATGCAGGCGCTGTACGCGAAGTACCTCGCGGTGAACGGCGAGGTCGCGCCGATGCCCGCCGGCCTCCAGCTGTCGGAGTACCAGACGCTCCAGGTCATGCTCATGAAGTCGGCGAACAACTACGCCGGGTCGCTGGCGCTCTGGGCCTTCGGGTCGATGGACGCCTACCGCCAGGCGGCGGACGAGTGGCTCGACGAGCACGGACTCGACCACACCACGATCCAGGAGCCGACCGGCCTCGACGCGCACAACACCTCGACGGCCACCGACCTCGTCGAACTCGGGCAGCTCGCCCTCGCGAACCCGGTGGTGAAGGAGGTCGTCGGCACGAAGCAGGTCACGGTGCCCGGCGCCGGCGCGATCGAGAACTCGAACAAGCTGCTCGGGCTCGACGGTGTCGAGGGCATCAAGACCGGCACGCTCGACGAGGCCGGCGCGTGCCTGCTCTTCGCGGCGACGTACGAGCGCGGTGGCAAGGAGGTCACGGTCGTCGGCGCGATGCTCGGCGGCGTCGACCACGACTCGCTCGACGTCGACGTCCAGCGGCTGCTCCGGTCGGTCGCCGACAACTTCCAGGTCGTCACGCTCACCCACGCCGGGCAGACCTTCGGCACGTTCTCGACGCCGTGGCAGGACGAGGCGGACGCGGTGTCGCGGTCCGCGGCCGAGGTGCTCGTGTGGGGGCGGACGAAGGTGTCCGCGAGGACGAAGCTCGAGCAGATCACCCTCGGCACGAAGGGGGAGCGCGTCGGCACGGTGCGGTTCACCATCACGGACCACGACCCGGTGACGGTGCCGCTCGTGCTCGAGCGGCCGATCGACGACCCGGGCGTGTGGTGGCGCTGGACGAACCCGTTCCAGGGCGCGTGA
- a CDS encoding DUF1097 domain-containing protein produces MRERIPHEIVASVLAGATAFIGGTALNLPTWAIFISWAGMFLLGPKPTLRNATRLWATMPVGSTFALVIVLVDQRIGTLLGDGQFARNVVLGVVILVCNTALMCTGRVRAFALVPGMFLGFASFFATYFGGFGFAPGNVWAAWVSVVVMNAAGPVFAYLSRRWTFARPTGPDGGGAGVPSDATAAGGGEPRLQSDPAPTRA; encoded by the coding sequence ATGCGTGAACGGATCCCGCACGAGATCGTCGCCTCCGTCCTGGCCGGTGCCACCGCGTTCATCGGGGGCACAGCGCTGAACCTGCCCACCTGGGCGATCTTCATCAGCTGGGCGGGGATGTTCCTGCTCGGGCCGAAGCCCACGCTCCGGAACGCCACCCGGCTCTGGGCGACGATGCCGGTGGGGTCGACGTTCGCCCTCGTCATCGTGCTCGTCGACCAGCGGATCGGCACGCTCCTCGGCGACGGGCAGTTCGCCCGGAACGTCGTGCTCGGCGTCGTGATCCTCGTGTGCAACACCGCGCTGATGTGCACCGGCCGGGTCCGTGCGTTCGCGCTGGTCCCCGGGATGTTCCTCGGGTTCGCGTCCTTCTTCGCGACGTACTTCGGCGGCTTCGGCTTCGCACCGGGCAACGTGTGGGCAGCGTGGGTGTCCGTCGTGGTGATGAACGCCGCAGGCCCCGTCTTCGCGTACCTGTCGCGGAGGTGGACCTTCGCGCGCCCGACGGGACCCGACGGCGGTGGGGCCGGCGTCCCGTCGGACGCGACGGCTGCCGGCGGGGGCGAGCCGCGCCTCCAGTCCGACCCCGCACCGACGCGCGCCTAG
- a CDS encoding amidohydrolase family protein — translation MDLVLRNARLVDEPGLVDVVVEHGTITAVTAAVGTVPGDPATRVVDCAGRVVVPGFVESHLHVDKALLDRERPNPDGTLAGAIAVTGELKRGFTHGSVRDRARTLLDQAITNGTTLVRAHPDVDPIVGLTGVEVLLGLRDEYRDALDLQIVAFPQEGIAKAPGTLALLREALGAGADVIGGCTYNERSLAECHEHVETVLDLAEEFDVPADLHADFADDTSDPRFALARVIADTVVRRGMQGRVALGHMTSSASLPSTERADLFARLAEAGVAVVPLPATDLHLGGRADDHDVRRGVVPVRDLWAAGVTSAYSSNNVRNAFTPFGNADLLDIGLLLAQVGHLSGPEDLARVLDMATTSAARVVGIAETYGIRPGADADLVLLSTTDPAGVLLDRPDRALVVKRGRVVAETTRTTVLTTGTTRSKELSNA, via the coding sequence GTGGACCTGGTCCTCCGCAACGCCCGCCTGGTCGACGAGCCCGGCCTCGTCGACGTCGTCGTCGAACACGGCACGATCACCGCGGTGACCGCAGCCGTCGGCACCGTGCCCGGCGACCCCGCCACCCGGGTCGTCGACTGCGCCGGCCGCGTCGTCGTGCCCGGGTTCGTCGAGTCGCACCTGCACGTCGACAAGGCCCTGCTCGACCGGGAACGTCCGAACCCGGACGGGACGCTCGCCGGGGCGATCGCCGTCACCGGGGAGCTCAAGCGCGGGTTCACGCACGGCTCGGTCCGGGACCGCGCGCGCACCCTGCTCGACCAGGCGATCACGAACGGCACGACGCTGGTCCGCGCACACCCCGACGTCGACCCGATCGTCGGGTTGACCGGCGTCGAGGTCCTGCTGGGGCTCCGCGACGAGTACCGCGACGCCCTCGACCTGCAGATCGTCGCGTTCCCGCAGGAGGGCATCGCGAAGGCGCCGGGGACGCTCGCACTCCTGCGCGAGGCGCTCGGTGCCGGCGCGGACGTGATCGGCGGCTGCACGTACAACGAGCGGTCCCTCGCCGAGTGCCACGAGCACGTCGAGACCGTCCTCGACCTCGCCGAGGAGTTCGACGTGCCGGCGGACCTGCACGCCGACTTCGCCGACGACACGAGCGACCCGCGGTTCGCCCTCGCGCGGGTCATCGCCGACACCGTCGTCCGCCGCGGGATGCAGGGCCGGGTCGCGCTCGGGCACATGACCTCGTCCGCGAGCCTGCCCTCGACCGAGCGGGCCGACCTGTTCGCGCGGCTCGCCGAGGCGGGGGTCGCGGTCGTCCCGCTGCCGGCGACCGACCTGCACCTCGGCGGTCGCGCCGACGACCACGACGTCCGCCGTGGTGTCGTCCCGGTCCGCGACCTCTGGGCCGCCGGCGTCACGAGTGCGTACTCGTCGAACAACGTGCGGAACGCGTTCACCCCGTTCGGCAACGCCGACCTGCTCGACATCGGGTTGCTGCTCGCGCAGGTCGGGCACCTGTCCGGACCGGAGGACCTCGCCCGCGTCCTCGACATGGCGACGACCTCGGCTGCACGGGTCGTCGGGATCGCCGAGACCTACGGCATCCGTCCCGGCGCCGACGCCGACCTCGTGCTCCTCTCGACCACCGACCCGGCGGGCGTGCTGCTCGACCGCCCGGACCGCGCCCTCGTCGTGAAGCGCGGCCGCGTCGTCGCCGAGACCACCCGCACCACCGTCCTCACCACCGGCACCACCCGATCGAAGGAGCTCAGCAATGCGTGA
- a CDS encoding FadR/GntR family transcriptional regulator, with the protein MQRGRTLSAATAAHLARLVLEDLAPGDKLPPERTLAEDLAVSRTTVREAMQELERRRLVSRTPGRGTVVLPRSEEATALLERQTGVGHAEDLAHRAENVAEFRTVVEPQVAALAAARAGEADLLALERILQATHAGLSPEESLAQDVAFHVQVARASGNPLLVSLCELSSGWVQDVRARSHSTSEGRRSSFVWHERILDCIRRHDEGAARAAMTDHLADVAHLVERKADR; encoded by the coding sequence ATGCAACGAGGACGCACCCTGAGCGCCGCCACCGCCGCGCACCTCGCGCGCCTGGTGCTCGAGGACCTCGCTCCGGGCGACAAGCTGCCCCCGGAACGGACCCTGGCCGAGGACCTCGCCGTGTCGCGCACGACCGTCCGCGAGGCCATGCAGGAACTCGAACGTCGACGCCTCGTGTCCCGGACGCCCGGTCGCGGGACGGTCGTGCTCCCCCGGTCCGAGGAGGCCACCGCGCTCCTCGAACGCCAGACCGGTGTCGGGCACGCCGAGGACCTCGCGCACCGGGCCGAGAACGTCGCCGAGTTCCGGACCGTCGTCGAGCCCCAGGTCGCCGCGCTCGCCGCAGCCCGTGCCGGCGAGGCCGACCTGCTCGCGCTCGAACGGATCCTGCAGGCCACGCACGCCGGCCTCAGCCCCGAGGAGTCCCTCGCGCAGGACGTCGCGTTCCACGTGCAGGTCGCCCGGGCCTCCGGCAACCCACTCCTGGTCTCCCTGTGCGAGCTCAGCAGCGGCTGGGTGCAGGACGTCCGCGCCCGGTCCCACAGCACGAGCGAGGGCCGCCGGTCGTCGTTCGTGTGGCACGAGCGGATCCTCGACTGCATCCGCCGACACGACGAGGGGGCCGCCCGCGCGGCGATGACCGACCACCTCGCCGACGTCGCCCACCTCGTCGAACGGAAGGCCGACCGATGA
- a CDS encoding acetamidase/formamidase family protein — MTTPAIPTLQPGRGPVRADRYLPVDPDTVLWGRLPNADDRPAITVVPGESVTIDTVSHEGILPDQGSDPRAFFATHGVAPEHVLDDAVAIARTGRRDPDADGPHVVSGPVGVAGARPGDVLTMTVVETLPRVHYGVVSNRHGRGALHGEYPVDGTTVSVFADVVDSPAGLRGRIPLTPARERFARFPLAPFLGIMGVATPGERRHSVPPGRHGGNIDVNLLQAGTQLHLPVLVPGALAYVGDPHFAQGDGEVALTAMEASLRATVRFDLTPADEAASRFGDLVWPVAETQEYLVPTGMDPDLDEAVRECVRHAVAILGARWGMEPHLAYAYLSAATDFDISQVVDLVTGVHARIRKADFEEPTR, encoded by the coding sequence ATGACGACCCCCGCGATCCCGACCCTCCAGCCCGGAAGGGGACCGGTCCGCGCCGACCGCTACCTGCCGGTCGACCCGGACACCGTCCTCTGGGGGCGGCTGCCGAACGCCGACGACCGACCGGCGATCACCGTCGTGCCGGGCGAGTCCGTGACGATCGACACCGTCAGCCACGAGGGGATCCTCCCCGACCAGGGCAGTGACCCACGTGCCTTCTTCGCCACGCACGGCGTCGCACCGGAGCACGTGCTCGACGACGCCGTCGCGATCGCCCGGACCGGACGCCGCGACCCCGACGCAGACGGACCGCACGTCGTGTCCGGGCCCGTCGGCGTCGCGGGCGCACGACCGGGGGACGTCCTCACCATGACCGTCGTCGAGACGCTCCCCCGCGTGCACTACGGCGTCGTGTCGAACCGCCACGGCCGGGGCGCGCTGCACGGCGAGTACCCCGTCGACGGCACGACCGTGAGCGTCTTCGCCGACGTCGTCGACTCCCCCGCCGGACTCCGCGGCCGCATCCCCCTGACACCCGCCCGCGAACGGTTCGCCCGGTTCCCGCTCGCCCCGTTCCTCGGGATCATGGGCGTCGCGACCCCCGGGGAGCGCCGGCACTCGGTCCCGCCGGGCCGCCACGGCGGGAACATCGACGTGAACCTCCTGCAGGCGGGCACGCAGCTGCACCTGCCCGTCCTCGTGCCCGGTGCGCTCGCGTACGTCGGCGACCCGCACTTCGCGCAGGGCGACGGCGAGGTGGCGCTCACCGCGATGGAGGCCTCGCTCCGCGCGACGGTCCGGTTCGACCTGACACCGGCCGACGAGGCCGCGAGCCGGTTCGGCGACCTCGTGTGGCCGGTCGCCGAGACCCAGGAGTACCTCGTCCCCACCGGGATGGACCCCGACCTCGACGAGGCCGTCCGGGAGTGCGTCCGGCACGCCGTCGCGATCCTCGGTGCGCGCTGGGGGATGGAGCCGCACCTGGCGTACGCCTACCTCTCCGCCGCGACCGACTTCGACATCTCGCAGGTGGTCGACCTCGTCACCGGTGTCCACGCCCGCATCCGCAAGGCCGACTTCGAGGAGCCCACCCGATGA
- a CDS encoding AtzH-like domain-containing protein: MTTHPDAPEGLLEALDAYEAALLTNDLDALDDAFVDAPGTMRGDDRGLLVGHDAISAFRGARGGVATRTLTRVEVRPLAEDLALVVSVSRFAAGGHGLQTQLWRRTTAHDDTGPVACWRIEAAHVTGRPRAFDPTVWRAVGDPLVAPSASGPLDGRTVAVKDLYAVPGQPVGAGNPTFLREAPVETAAAPAVAALLAAGAAIRGIARTDEFAYNLTGRNEHHGTPPNAADPTRLPGGSSSGSASAVGLGMADIGIGTDTAGSVRVPASYQGLWGLRTTHGTVPRDGLLPLAPSFDTVGWLTRDAETLLAVVDATVPDPGPAPAPTPLVVPEDLLALVDPDTASAFSAFTRCLDDEPDRVRLADLGVPAPDELRELLRLVQAAEAVAAHGAWIARHPGALSTVVGDRFAAAAANDPAATADAVQRLGVVRDTIRRALVGLTLVFPTVPGPAPLVSADAAALERSRTATTGLTSLASVGGLPAVSAPALTVDDAPVGVCLVGAVGTDRDLVRRARDLTTR; this comes from the coding sequence ATGACCACGCACCCCGACGCTCCCGAGGGTCTCCTCGAGGCACTCGACGCGTACGAGGCCGCCCTGCTGACGAACGACCTCGACGCCCTCGACGACGCGTTCGTCGACGCACCCGGCACGATGCGCGGCGACGACCGCGGGCTGCTCGTCGGCCACGACGCGATCAGCGCCTTCCGCGGAGCACGCGGCGGGGTCGCGACCAGGACGTTGACGCGGGTCGAGGTCCGGCCCCTCGCCGAGGACCTCGCCCTCGTCGTGTCGGTGTCCCGGTTCGCCGCCGGCGGCCACGGCCTCCAGACCCAGCTGTGGCGCCGCACGACCGCACACGACGACACCGGCCCCGTCGCGTGCTGGCGCATCGAGGCAGCACACGTGACCGGCCGCCCCCGCGCCTTCGACCCGACCGTCTGGCGGGCTGTCGGCGACCCGCTCGTCGCACCCAGCGCCTCCGGGCCGCTCGACGGGCGCACCGTCGCGGTCAAGGACCTCTATGCCGTGCCCGGCCAACCCGTCGGTGCCGGCAACCCCACCTTCCTGCGCGAGGCGCCGGTCGAGACGGCCGCGGCACCGGCCGTCGCGGCGCTCCTCGCCGCCGGTGCGGCGATCCGCGGGATCGCGCGCACCGACGAGTTCGCGTACAACCTCACCGGACGGAACGAGCACCACGGCACACCGCCGAACGCCGCGGACCCGACGCGGCTGCCAGGGGGCTCGTCCAGCGGCTCCGCGTCGGCCGTCGGTCTCGGCATGGCCGACATCGGGATCGGCACGGACACCGCCGGGTCCGTCCGGGTCCCCGCCTCGTACCAGGGGCTCTGGGGCCTCCGGACGACCCACGGCACGGTCCCCCGCGACGGTCTGCTCCCCCTCGCACCGTCCTTCGACACCGTGGGGTGGCTCACCCGCGACGCCGAGACGCTCCTCGCCGTGGTCGACGCCACCGTGCCCGACCCCGGTCCGGCCCCGGCACCGACGCCCCTCGTCGTCCCGGAGGACCTGCTCGCCCTGGTCGACCCCGACACCGCCAGCGCGTTCTCGGCGTTCACCCGGTGCCTCGACGACGAACCCGACCGGGTCCGGCTCGCGGACCTCGGCGTCCCCGCCCCCGACGAGCTCCGCGAACTGCTCCGCCTGGTGCAGGCCGCCGAGGCCGTCGCCGCCCACGGAGCCTGGATCGCCCGACACCCCGGCGCGTTGAGCACCGTCGTCGGGGACCGGTTCGCAGCAGCCGCGGCGAACGACCCCGCCGCCACCGCCGACGCGGTCCAGCGCCTCGGCGTCGTCCGGGACACCATCCGCCGGGCGCTGGTCGGCCTGACCCTCGTGTTCCCGACCGTGCCGGGCCCCGCACCGCTCGTGTCCGCCGACGCCGCCGCACTCGAGCGCAGCAGGACCGCGACGACGGGGTTGACGAGCCTCGCGAGCGTGGGCGGCCTCCCCGCGGTGAGCGCCCCCGCCCTCACCGTCGACGACGCCCCGGTCGGCGTGTGCCTGGTCGGCGCGGTCGGCACCGACCGGGACCTGGTGCGCCGTGCACGAGACCTGACGACCCGCTGA
- a CDS encoding RNA methyltransferase → MHAVRIDSLDDPRLDDFARLTDVALRRVSEPEGGLYIAESNTVIERAVRAGHVPRSVLVQEKWLDSVLPVVADHDGPVFVGPDDLLEDLTGFRMHRGAIAAMHRPELPSVADVVRDARVVVVLEDIVDHTNVGAVFRSVAGLGADAVLVSPRCADPLYRRSVRVSMGTVLQVPWTRIGDWPAAGEELRAQGFHLAAMALTDRSVDLDAFVADVPDRVALVMGTEGQGLTPAAIASADTTVRIPMAHGVDSLNVAAASAVGLWAVTHAQRLASARA, encoded by the coding sequence GTGCACGCCGTCCGCATCGACTCCCTCGACGACCCCCGCCTCGACGACTTCGCCCGGCTCACCGACGTCGCCCTGCGGCGCGTGTCCGAGCCGGAGGGCGGCCTGTACATCGCCGAGTCGAACACGGTCATCGAGCGGGCGGTCCGCGCCGGGCACGTCCCGCGGAGCGTGCTGGTCCAGGAGAAGTGGCTCGACAGCGTGCTCCCGGTCGTCGCGGACCACGACGGCCCCGTGTTCGTCGGCCCCGACGACCTGCTCGAGGACCTCACCGGCTTCCGGATGCACCGCGGCGCCATCGCCGCGATGCATCGCCCGGAGCTGCCGAGCGTCGCGGACGTGGTGCGCGACGCCAGGGTCGTGGTGGTGCTCGAGGACATCGTCGACCACACCAACGTCGGCGCGGTGTTCCGGAGCGTCGCCGGCCTCGGGGCCGACGCCGTCCTGGTCAGCCCCCGCTGCGCCGACCCGCTCTACCGGCGCAGCGTCCGCGTCAGCATGGGCACGGTGCTGCAGGTGCCGTGGACCCGCATCGGCGACTGGCCGGCCGCCGGCGAGGAGCTCCGGGCGCAGGGCTTCCACCTCGCCGCGATGGCCCTGACGGACCGCTCGGTGGACCTCGACGCGTTCGTCGCGGACGTCCCGGACCGCGTGGCGCTCGTGATGGGCACCGAGGGGCAGGGCCTCACGCCGGCGGCGATCGCGTCCGCCGACACCACCGTGCGCATCCCGATGGCGCACGGCGTCGACTCGTTGAACGTCGCCGCGGCGAGCGCCGTCGGGCTCTGGGCGGTCACGCACGCGCAGCGGCTCGCTTCCGCGCGGGCCTGA
- a CDS encoding NAD-dependent protein deacetylase, with amino-acid sequence MATSEPTSTASATASGQALDRAVELLAGKRIAVLSGAGLSTDSGIPDYRGAGRVVRKPMTFQEFRADPAKRQRYWAGSHLGWRTFASARPNAGHQALAALERDGIVTGVVTQNVDGLHLRSGSRRVVEIHGSMDRAVCLTCGQVFSRADLATVLDRDNPWIDEPGSVQLQPDGDVEITDVERFRVPDCSVCGGVLKPDVVFFGEFVPAEKFREAVSIVAEADALLVVGSSLTVNSGVRLVDHAARRKHPVVIVNRGTTRSDPRAAVKIDAGTTETLEALAARLR; translated from the coding sequence ATGGCGACGAGCGAACCGACCAGCACCGCGAGCGCGACCGCGTCCGGGCAGGCCCTCGACCGCGCCGTCGAGCTCCTCGCCGGCAAGCGCATCGCCGTGCTCTCCGGCGCCGGGCTGAGCACGGACTCCGGCATCCCCGACTACCGGGGCGCCGGCCGCGTCGTCCGGAAGCCGATGACCTTCCAGGAGTTCCGCGCCGACCCCGCCAAGCGGCAGCGCTACTGGGCCGGCTCGCACCTCGGCTGGCGCACCTTCGCCTCGGCCCGTCCGAACGCCGGGCACCAGGCCCTCGCGGCGCTCGAACGCGACGGCATCGTCACGGGGGTCGTCACGCAGAACGTCGACGGACTGCACCTCCGCTCCGGATCACGTCGGGTCGTCGAGATCCACGGGTCGATGGACCGTGCCGTCTGCCTCACCTGCGGGCAGGTGTTCTCGCGCGCCGACCTCGCGACCGTGCTCGACCGGGACAACCCGTGGATCGACGAGCCCGGGTCGGTGCAGCTCCAGCCCGACGGCGACGTCGAGATCACCGACGTCGAGCGCTTCCGGGTGCCGGACTGCTCGGTGTGCGGCGGGGTGCTGAAGCCCGACGTGGTGTTCTTCGGCGAGTTCGTCCCGGCCGAGAAGTTCCGCGAGGCCGTCTCCATCGTCGCCGAGGCCGACGCGCTCCTCGTCGTCGGCTCGTCCCTCACCGTGAACTCCGGCGTCCGGCTCGTCGACCACGCCGCACGACGGAAGCACCCCGTGGTCATCGTGAACCGCGGCACGACCCGCAGCGACCCCCGGGCAGCGGTCAAGATCGACGCCGGCACGACCGAGACGCTCGAAGCCCTGGCGGCACGGCTGCGATGA
- a CDS encoding histidine phosphatase family protein gives MTTLLYLVRHGETDWNAERRIQGSTDIPLNDTGRRQARSTATLLDRRRFDAVVASPLSRAFETGSIIADHLGLAAPATYAGLAERSYGEAEGLTDDEVRERYPHDDIPGRESRSALLDRVTETLAEIAVRYDAGSVVVATHGAVIRSIVNAAAPGTADRHSTPIRNGSVHSFRWDPERFHAELVRFDDPIDGVSDGPGRYAFEYQNPLERRG, from the coding sequence GTGACGACGCTCCTGTACCTGGTCCGGCACGGCGAGACCGACTGGAACGCCGAACGGCGCATCCAGGGCTCGACGGACATCCCCCTGAACGACACCGGACGCCGACAGGCCCGATCCACCGCGACCCTGCTCGACCGCCGGCGGTTCGACGCCGTCGTCGCGTCGCCGCTGTCCCGGGCGTTCGAGACCGGATCGATCATCGCGGACCACCTCGGTCTCGCAGCGCCCGCCACGTACGCAGGGCTGGCGGAACGCTCCTACGGCGAGGCCGAGGGCCTGACCGACGACGAGGTCCGCGAGCGCTACCCGCACGACGACATCCCGGGCCGCGAGTCCCGCAGCGCGCTGCTCGACCGCGTCACCGAGACACTCGCCGAGATCGCGGTCCGGTACGACGCCGGCAGCGTCGTCGTCGCGACCCACGGCGCCGTGATCCGCAGCATCGTCAACGCCGCCGCCCCCGGCACCGCCGACCGGCACAGCACCCCGATCCGGAACGGGTCCGTGCACTCGTTCCGGTGGGACCCCGAGCGCTTCCACGCCGAGCTCGTGCGGTTCGACGACCCGATCGACGGGGTCTCGGACGGGCCCGGCCGGTACGCCTTCGAGTACCAGAACCCACTCGAGCGCCGCGGGTAG
- a CDS encoding glycosyltransferase family 1 protein, with protein MRIGIDCRYVRIGRHDGISRFTAGVVAHLPERHDYTLLVHDERQLESLPSDLPWELLPAPTEPGEPLVARKVNRLGLDAVFSPMQTMGSRGRQYALVLTLHDLIYYRNRTPPREFSWPLRFGWRAFHLSWVPQRLLLNGADGVVTVSETTAGLIAEHRLTKRPVTVAYNAADPATPRPEGGPREKSLVYMGSFMPYKNVETLAAAMPLLGADWVLHCMSRVSAADRARLERLAPAGSIVFHDGASDDEYLSVLRSATALATASYDEGFGIPLVEAMGVGTPVVVSDIPIFREIGGDVAEYFDPSSPSAVAAAVRRLEARWDEASRASVVQAGRFRWETSAEQVVRAVEQAVAARGATPGQ; from the coding sequence CTGCGCATCGGGATCGACTGCCGCTACGTCCGCATCGGCCGCCACGACGGCATCAGCCGGTTCACGGCCGGCGTCGTCGCCCACCTGCCCGAGCGACACGACTACACCCTGCTCGTGCACGACGAGCGGCAGCTCGAGTCGCTGCCGTCCGACCTGCCGTGGGAACTCCTGCCTGCGCCGACCGAGCCGGGGGAGCCCCTCGTCGCGCGCAAGGTCAACCGCCTCGGGCTCGACGCCGTCTTCTCGCCCATGCAGACCATGGGGTCCCGCGGTCGGCAGTACGCCCTCGTGCTGACCCTCCACGACCTGATCTACTACCGGAACCGGACGCCCCCGCGGGAGTTCTCGTGGCCCCTCCGCTTCGGCTGGCGTGCCTTCCACCTCAGCTGGGTGCCGCAGCGCCTGCTCCTGAACGGCGCCGACGGGGTCGTGACGGTGTCCGAGACGACCGCCGGCCTCATCGCCGAGCACCGGCTGACGAAGCGCCCCGTCACCGTCGCGTACAACGCCGCCGATCCCGCGACCCCTCGGCCCGAGGGCGGTCCGCGCGAGAAGTCCCTCGTGTACATGGGCTCGTTCATGCCGTACAAGAACGTCGAGACCCTCGCCGCCGCGATGCCGCTGCTCGGAGCGGACTGGGTGCTGCACTGCATGTCCCGGGTGTCCGCCGCCGATCGTGCGCGGCTCGAACGGCTAGCGCCGGCGGGGTCGATCGTGTTCCACGACGGCGCCTCCGACGACGAGTATCTGTCGGTGCTGCGGTCGGCGACGGCCCTCGCGACGGCGTCGTACGACGAGGGCTTCGGCATCCCGCTCGTCGAGGCGATGGGCGTCGGCACGCCGGTGGTCGTCAGTGACATCCCGATCTTCCGCGAGATCGGCGGGGACGTCGCGGAGTACTTCGACCCGTCGTCGCCGTCGGCCGTCGCGGCCGCGGTGCGCCGACTCGAGGCGCGGTGGGACGAGGCCTCGCGGGCATCGGTCGTGCAGGCCGGGCGGTTCCGGTGGGAGACCTCGGCGGAGCAGGTCGTCCGCGCGGTGGAGCAGGCGGTCGCGGCCCGCGGGGCCACCCCCGGGCAGTAG